ATTTGGATGAAGAATGGAGGCGGACATCAGAATGATGAAGGCTGGAGAATAGTTGCTGATCAGAGAGGAAATGTATATACAGCAGGTTTTTCTAAAGGATTAGCCATTTTTGATCAGGATACAACCAAAGGTGGACGAAATTATTTGGTAAAATACAATGCCGCAGGACAAGTTCAATGGCTGAAGGATTATAATTTAGAGATTGATGGCTTGGCCGTAGATAGTGAAGGAAACTTGCTGGTAACAGGTGTTTTTTGGTTTGATACTCCTTTTGAAGGAGATACACTTCGTTTTGTTAAAGAAGCTGATGTCTTTCTTGCTAAATTCGACTCGAATGGAACTCTGCTCTGGAAAACCTATTTTGGATCAGATACCTATGAATACGCTTATGGTATAGGAATCGATAGCAAAGACAATGTATACATTGGAGGTTATTTTTATGATTCCCTTGTAATTGGAACGGATACTCTGAATGCTCCAAATGATGCAGATGTATATATTGCCAAATTCGATAAAAACGGAAACTATTTAAGAAGCAAGCAATTAGGCTATTTAAATTCAGATGGTTTTGAAACGCTGACTGTTGATTCTGAAGATAATTTGATTGTTTGTGGAAATTATTTTGGATTTACGCTTTTGGATACCATGTCTGTCTATGCAAATAATTCCTCTTATAACGACTATGTTGCTAAGTTTGATAGTAATATGAATATTCTTTGGGCACATACTCACAATGGAAATATTACAGGAGTAGCCATAGGCAAGGATGATGAGATTTTGACTTCAACATTTTTTTACTCTAAGCTTTATTATTGGGGAAGCAATTATGTCAATAGTTATGGCGATTATGATATTGTGACGTTTAGTTATTCGAAAGATGGTTCGCTTAACTATATTATGCAATCGGGTGGCACAAAGGAAGATCGGGCTAATGACATTGCCGCTCATCCCAATGGTGATTATTACATCACAGGTGAATATGCAGGCACGGGTTATTTTTCTGATATAATAATCAATGCTCAAATTGGTTTAAGCTGGAATTATACAGCAGATGTATTAATTGCGAAGGTTGAAAACCAACAATTAATTGCCAATGCTGGTGCTGATAAAAGTATCACTTGCAGTCAATCCAAAGAGTTGGAGGGAAGTTCAAATTTGGCTGGAAGTAGCTTTAAGTGGACTCCTTCGTCAGGTTTAGATAATCCAAATATTGCTAATCCAAAAGCATCACCAACCGCAACCACCGAATACAGATTAATTGTAACAGATCAGTGTAGTAATACAGATACGGATTATGTAAAAGTAACTGTTGCTCCACTAAATGTGACCGCAAATGCCGGAGCTGATAAGACAATTATTTGTGGTGAGCAAGTCAAAATAGTTGTCACGACAAATTCACCAGATGCAAACTTTAAATGGACACCTTCAACAGGACTCAATACTACTACCTATCATACTGTTTATGCTGATCCGAAAGCAACTACGAATTACACTGTTACAGTAACTGATAAACACGGTTGTGGCAGCAAACAGGATCAAGTAAGTGTAAATGTT
The genomic region above belongs to Bacteroidota bacterium and contains:
- a CDS encoding T9SS type A sorting domain-containing protein codes for the protein MIKILSLILLTVLFAFEIQAQCPNFSWANGGGRSMGDDIGKAISIDTNNGFVFVTGKYSNPGTFGGVDYPTNGGQDAFIAKLDLQGNFIWMKNGGGHQNDEGWRIVADQRGNVYTAGFSKGLAIFDQDTTKGGRNYLVKYNAAGQVQWLKDYNLEIDGLAVDSEGNLLVTGVFWFDTPFEGDTLRFVKEADVFLAKFDSNGTLLWKTYFGSDTYEYAYGIGIDSKDNVYIGGYFYDSLVIGTDTLNAPNDADVYIAKFDKNGNYLRSKQLGYLNSDGFETLTVDSEDNLIVCGNYFGFTLLDTMSVYANNSSYNDYVAKFDSNMNILWAHTHNGNITGVAIGKDDEILTSTFFYSKLYYWGSNYVNSYGDYDIVTFSYSKDGSLNYIMQSGGTKEDRANDIAAHPNGDYYITGEYAGTGYFSDIIINAQIGLSWNYTADVLIAKVENQQLIANAGADKSITCSQSKELEGSSNLAGSSFKWTPSSGLDNPNIANPKASPTATTEYRLIVTDQCSNTDTDYVKVTVAPLNVTANAGADKTIICGEQVKIVVTTNSPDANFKWTPSTGLNTTTYHTVYADPKATTNYTVTVTDKHGCGSKQDQVSVNVNPIQANAGFDVNIVCGEDASIGRAFNPNVSSYSWLPKNGLDNATSNSPRANPAWPTTYTLTLKDVCGNTTTDEVLVGVERTSHFNYSINGMVVNFSKLNSKCNSFLWEFGNGVTSQTNPTPVITYTNAGTYFVCLACAGQPTDCYTCTNITLPGNASGNTSGVEDEAPEASFNVYPNPSEGIVFFTDEIDEVKLFDINGKLLDHQLEKVKQYQCSDHLVEGLYFMELRSGQSVKTFKLMLDR